From the genome of Prionailurus bengalensis isolate Pbe53 chromosome D1, Fcat_Pben_1.1_paternal_pri, whole genome shotgun sequence:
gctctgtgctgacagctcagagccggagcttactgcagattctgtgtctcccttgctctctgcttctcccccactcgcactctgtgtgtctctctctcaaaaaaataaacattaaaaaaataaaaataaaatttaaatgacatatATAGAAGTACTTCACAAACAATAAAGCATCTCACAATTATGTTCACTGCTTCCTCTCTAGGTGCTCACAGCTCATAGTGCTGTAATACCAAACCCAGCTCCCAGCTGCTACTTGGTGTTTCCAGTCATCTAAGACCTACCTCCCAACCCAATCAAAGTTTTTCCACGGGATGCAAGAGTTGGTGTCCCTTGCCTAGTTCATTGGTTCACACTCCATAAAGGCATGCCAATTGCTGCTATAGGCAGGACACAGAGTGCAGATGGGACAGAGGTACAGGAGGTGTACCTTTAAAGGGCAAGGTGACATCAAGCATGAGGAAGGTCTGATAAAAGAGGTATTGGGAGGCAGAAGGTGGGAGCATTGCTTTGGGATCAGTGTTGGTGGTCCCTAGCTAAAGAACACACATACCAACAGGTTTAGCAACAGGCACGTTCCCCAGGTAATAGACTTGGAACTTTTGTACCAACTCATTCTTGGGTGCTGGGAATTccactgtggaaaagaaaaggaggatcAACTGTGGTGGCAGGTCTTGCTCACCCCCCAGTCCCCACCATGAGGGCATAAGCTGGACATGCACCCAGCCAAGTCCtcacctccaccccttccccatctGCCTTTAACCAGAGTCCCTTCACTTATTTGCTCCAAAGAATTCAGTCTCCATGTGCCCATTTTTTATCATGTCCATGTAGTAGCACATGCCTTTTCTTGAGTCACCACACCTTTGCTAACACAGTTGAGCTGGATCTGGAAGAGTTGTGTCACTGACCTTGGAAAGGGACGTCCACGAGTTTAGAGTGGTCCAGGGAGAGTCCATTTACCAAGCAGCGGGCATTACGCCGTTCGGCCATGATCTAAGGAAGGGAGAAGCGGAGGGGAGGAGCGAGGGAGAATCCATTAGGGCTTCGTTGCCctggagcccccccaccccaactcagtGACCCCACCCACATCCTTGTAGAGCAAAGGTGGCAGCTAGTCCAAGGAGTGGAGGGGGCCGTGCCTTAGAGCAGATCTCATGCAGGCTGGTGGCGATGTTCTTGGCAGGTGCCTCACAGCGAAACACGTGGCACTTGAGCATCTGGGTCAGTTTATCACGAGCTACGTAGGCAAAGTCcctgttgggggaggggcacctcaGTGTCTCCCAGTGCCATCCAGTGCGAGGCATCATCCCTACAAACCCACACCCTCCCTGTCCATCGCAGCTCCTCAGGGCTTCCAGCCTCAGGATGGTGTCCTGTGGGTGCTGCCTTCTGGCTGATGGGTAGACAGGCAAGCATGctgaggaggggaaaatgggcgaGCACAGcgggcaggaaggggcagggcagAATAGGGGACCTCAGGTGCTTTGAGGCGTCTGGTCCAGGTGTGGGAGGAGGAACGGGAAGGTAAATTAGGCATAAGTACCTCTCTCTGGGTCCGGCAGCACAAGAGAGGCAAAGAATAAAGTTAGGGAGGAGAGCCCCCACTCTGACTGATGGATGAGTCCCCGCCCTAGGATCCCAGGCCCAGCTCCCACCTTCCACTGTCCCGCCCGACGCCCCACACGCGAATGCTGACAATGGGCTGGGCATGCAGCAGGGCCTGAGTCTGTGGCTCCACCAGCTTTAGTGTCTCGTCCTCCAGCTGTAGCAGTAGGTCCTTTCCCTGTGGGCCCAGAGAGCAAGCACTCAGTGGGGCCCCAGCTGGGGAGGTGCTGATCTCTGCCACCTCCAGCTCAGGGCACCCCCAACCTTGGCGTTGGACCACCCACCGTGCAAGCCTCACTCTAGTAGAGGTCACATCTGTCATCTCTTATGTGACTGCTTTTAACATCCAGTCACTGTTAGAAACCATCTCCCAAGGCCCCAACCTGGGATCACACACCCATGTCACAGGGCTGTCACTTGGGGGGCTGACACCTCCATCACCCCGCCGTTGCTCAGGCAGCCcagctctcctctccctcacagctcccttcccttctccactGTACCACACCTGCCAGTTCAGCCctcacctccccccagcccccagacaTGGGGTCGTGCAGATTGTTTTTGTGGTAGGAAAGCTGACGGATGCAGTTGTTGACTGCCACACTGCTGCGTCCAGGGGCCAGCTCCTCCTCGGTCATCTCCACCCAGCCTAGGGAGCGCACGGCAAAACACTGCCAGACACAGaagagggggtgggaggtagaGTGTCTGAGCTAGAACTGGAGGACCCCCAACATGGGACACTCTCCTGCTGAGAGCAGAGGAGTTCCTGACTCAGAACATGGCATCTGGGAGGGTATGTTGAGCTCCCCAAACAGGATATGGTTGGTGGGAGGGGTGCTGGTCTCAGAGGAGACCGCTGCTAGTACAAGGAAGCATCTGAGCCAAGCCTGGAtggaccccccaccccacccccgccaagcCACTGGGCTGGTTGAGTTAAACACTGACATGCCTCTGGTCCAGACACAGGGGTCTGTGCTAAGACTAGAGGAGCTCCTAACTCAGGACGTGGAGAGCTTACTGAGACCAGAGATACTCCCAGAACATGACATGAGGGGGTCTCCCACACACACAGGAGCTCCAGCCTGAGGAATGGGCATTGGTCTTGAACGAACCTTGATCCCTGGGTTGGCATTCCGTGGAGGCAGCTTCTCCTCCTCTTGGGGTAATGGCTCTGGGCTGGAGGAAGATGGTAACACTTAGTATGGATCACCAAACAGGGAACTGTCCCAAGGCCTCTCCCAGAGAGATCCATCCCCCGGCTAGCCCACTGTGTTATGCCTTCCCACTCAcctgaggctctgagctgggaaGGACAATGTCCCCTCCTCAGGGTCCTTCAGCCCCAAATCCATAGGGGCCTCCTCACTGGGTTCATCCTTGGGAAGGGGTGAGAGGAGTCAGGACCAAAATGATGCCCCCTCTCCAGTTCCCCCATTATAAAGCAGGTCCCCTCACCTTCCAAAATTCTCCATCCTCAAAGCCTTCTCCATGGGCAAAGCCTGTCCAAGTGAGCTAGGAAGAGGGATGGGAGCAATGAATGGGTGGCTCATCTTGCCCCAGCAGCACCACCACTCCATCCCTGGACAAAAAACCTGTGAGCTCACCTGAGACTCCTCTTGGGGGCTGTTCCCCTGTGAAGGAGAGGCCCGGCCCGGAGGCTCCCACTGGGTGGTCCCTGTTGGGATGTGCCAGTAGTAGGTCCCTGAGGTATCCTGGACCCTCATCCATCCAGCCGGCAGGTCGGAATCCGTCTCGAAGGCGTTGGGGTTCCAGAAGGAATCTGCCGGGTGGGGGGGTGCTGATGAGGGTGTGCCCACCCAACAAGCAGTGGGTACTTATGCCCAGTCCCCTCACTGACACTCCACTGtacagagggagggatggggggagggctCCAGCACAAGGTTCCTGCTTCCTCCTAGAGCCTGCAGTCTGGAATCACAACATGGGGGACCACCCGCAGGGGACATGACTCAGGTCTCCCCCTGCACCCTGCGCCTAGCTAATGTGGCTAcatagagggaaggaggaaggcagagagaaggagggaggttgGGTGACCCCAACTGACCTCCTATCATAGATATCCATATCTCAGGTGCACACACATATCAGCtcctgcacacacatgtgcactcaGGCACACAACACATACAAGCCCTACTACACACCTGTGCAgccacagaaacacagaaacacaagGGTGTGCACACATAGAAAATGCCAATATAGACGGCAGGTATCAAAGTCAGGGGCACCCACAGGTGCAAGGgcaaaaacatacatacacacaccaacTCCAGCCATACACTAATGCCGACACCATACACAGAGGTGTGCACACACACGGTTATATATATCAGCTCCCACCACATGTGCGCAGAGACCACACCCACAACAACCCCCAACATGTGTGGGTACCACACAAATAGTGAGTGCACACTCAACCTCTGCCACATGTGTGCAGATACCACAGACACTCACACCCAGACCCTTTACCACACACAGACGCAGGCAAATAtttcatgcacatgcacacatacctgTGACATACACTCTTCGTCCCCTAGCAGAGTCACACCACTCCAACTCTGTGGCCCAGCTTatgcctcctctgcctctcctcccacccagccccaccccacatcATGCCCAGACCCATGCCATCCCTCACCTGGACTACTGTCCTGCAGGATGATGGCCAGGAAAAAGTCCTGGGAGAACATGGCGCTGgttcccagcccctcctgcctccaccctccctcctcacAGCCCCTCCAGCCCAGCCAGCTGGGCTCACAGCCTGGTGCTGGGCTGCAGAGAAAAGCTCATCCCACCCCCTTCTCACCAGGGCAGAGCGCCTGCCAGGCAAGATCCTCCCCCGCCTGGCGCTCGCCAAGGAGGGGCCAGGACCACCACGGGAGGGGACCTCcttggggtggggatggagggtcCTCATAAGACCCCAGCCCATCCTGCTTACATCTCTTCTTTCTAatcctggctcccctccccctatCCTGAATCTCCATCCCAccccgcagcagcagcagcagtcgCCACAGCACCACAGTTAAACCTAGTCTTGGGGACACCAGGAAGCTCAACCCCTCGGGAATACCCCAGCCACCTGGGGCCCTGCAAAGCCTGTAGCTCTCAGAACAAAAAGGGTGTGGCTTCAGGGCTCCCAGAGCTCCCTCCCGGGCCCAGAACCTGCCCGGCAGTTTGAGGCCAAAAGTGGGCCTTAAGGGCTGGGCCCTAGCAAGCTTGAGGTTGGGCTTGGGGCTTCCCATCACAGCCCCCCTCACCTGCCAGGGCCCAGCTAGGCTGCAGCGTCTCCTCGGCAACCGCAGCACCAGGATGGCTGGGAGCGCCCAGACTGCTGACGTGCTTCCCGTTACCAAGGAAACCAGGAATCCTGACTGGTCCAAGAGGCAGCAATGAGGATACAGGCAGTCCCCAGACCCAGGCTGCTGGGCAACCGGGCACAGAGAGACTGGGAGCAGGCGTGGATACCCGAGGTGGATGCACACCTAATGTGAGAGTCATTTATTTGAGCAAGATATCTCACCACCCTCAGCTTCCAAGTGAGGTGGGTTCACAGAGGAGGGGCTCTTCTTGCCTGTCCAGCCTTCTAGGTAGCCATTACCacctcttctccctccaccctcccttctcCTGAGGCCCCAGGGAATTAGAATGCCTGCTCTTCCCCAGGAGCCCTCCATCATCTTCAGGGTTCTCCTATCAACCTTTCAGGAACACCAACACCCAGGGCAACCATACCTTACACAGCCACACCCTTCTTCATGAAGGGTCATACACCTTTTGAATCTGGAGACCAATTCACCATCTTCTGACTGAGTCACACATACCAATCCATCTGCCATCCCTGGTAGCCTGTACCTTCCTGCTTCAAAGAGCTTCATCCTTCCGATCTGTCCTGGAGGGGCCACTCTCCCCCCTTTGACCATCTGGGAGGCCCTTCTGGAGCCTGGCACATCTCCCTCCAAGCACAGCCCCACTCAGGCCTTTGCTGCCACATGCACACATTTTTTTCAGGAATCTTCACTCCTGCATCGACTCATTCAGGCACTCACGCACGAATTCAAAGGTTtgtgttcgttcattcattcatccatgtaCACCTTCATGGTGAAACCAGGAGTGGCCATTTACTGAGGAGTCAATGAATCGCATaatgttctctcctcttctccactCCTATGTCACTACAGTAGTCCAAGCTACTACCTGGAATTCTTACCCAGATCACTGCAACAGCCTCACAGGTGGGCTCCCTCCTCCAACCTCATCTCCACCAATCTGGGCTGCACACTACAACCCAAAATTGATTGTTCCAAAATGCTAAACTACTCTCCACTTTAATATTCCTAATTGTTTTCTCTTGCCCTCAGGATAGAACTTAAACTCCTAGGGTTTGGGTGCTGTTATGAGCCCCTAGCCTCTGCCCCTCAGCCTTATCTCTGATCACCCCCActccctccttgtctctctctctccctgcttggcAAGCCCCTCATCCTTTCCAagtccagcctccctccctcaatCTTCACCTGGCT
Proteins encoded in this window:
- the APBB1 gene encoding amyloid-beta A4 precursor protein-binding family B member 1 isoform X6; translation: MSVPSSLSQSAINANSHGGPALSLPLPLHAAHNQLLNSKLQATAVGPKDLRSAMGEGGGPEPGPANAKWLKEGQNQLRRAATAHRDQNRNVTLTLAEEASQEPEMAPLGPKGLMHLYSELELSAHNAANRGLRGSGLIISTQEQGPDEGEEKAAGEAEEDDEEEDEEEEEEDLSSPQGLPEPPESAEMPPRPQALADGPREHSKSASLLFGMRNSAASDEDSSWATLSQGSPSYGSPEDTVRIPGFLGNGKHVSSLGAPSHPGAAVAEETLQPSWALADSFWNPNAFETDSDLPAGWMRVQDTSGTYYWHIPTGTTQWEPPGRASPSQGNSPQEESQLTWTGFAHGEGFEDGEFWKDEPSEEAPMDLGLKDPEEGTLSFPAQSLSPEPLPQEEEKLPPRNANPGIKCFAVRSLGWVEMTEEELAPGRSSVAVNNCIRQLSYHKNNLHDPMSGGWGEGKDLLLQLEDETLKLVEPQTQALLHAQPIVSIRVWGVGRDSGRERDFAYVARDKLTQMLKCHVFRCEAPAKNIATSLHEICSKIMAERRNARCLVNGLSLDHSKLVDVPFQVEFPAPKNELVQKFQVYYLGNVPVAKPVAGKASGRDLDEPQRMSIGSFSVKRERVLQTEAFPQLQPVSLEGILFSYSAFPICLVGHLPGLDVNKCYINHLKLREQ
- the APBB1 gene encoding amyloid-beta A4 precursor protein-binding family B member 1 isoform X8 — encoded protein: MRVQDTSGTYYWHIPTGTTQWEPPGRASPSQGNSPQEESQLTWTGFAHGEGFEDGEFWKDEPSEEAPMDLGLKDPEEGTLSFPAQSLSPEPLPQEEEKLPPRNANPGIKCFAVRSLGWVEMTEEELAPGRSSVAVNNCIRQLSYHKNNLHDPMSGGWGEGKDLLLQLEDETLKLVEPQTQALLHAQPIVSIRVWGVGRDSGRERDFAYVARDKLTQMLKCHVFRCEAPAKNIATSLHEICSKIMAERRNARCLVNGLSLDHSKLVDVPFQVEFPAPKNELVQKFQVYYLGNVPVAKPVGVDVINGALESVLSSSSREQWTPSHVSVAPATLTILHQQTEAVLGECRVRFLSFLAVGRDVHTFAFIMAAGPASFCCHMFWCEPNAASLSEAVQAACMLRYQKCLDARSQASTSCLPAPPAESVARRVGWTVRRGVQSLWGSLKPKRLGAHTP